From the genome of Streptomyces sp. S4.7:
AGGGCATCGTGGACGACGAGGGGTTCGTCGCCGACACCCAGGACGCGCAGGCGCGTGAGCTGGCGTACCGCGAGCGCGGCACGTCGCGCCCGATCACCGTCGTCGGCAATCCGGTCCTGCACAAGGAGTGCAAGGACGTCACCGAGTTCGACGGCAAGCTCGCCGAACTCGTCGACGACATGTTCGCCAGCCAGCGGACGGCGGAGGGCGTGGGCCTGGCCGCCAACCAGATCGGCGTGGACCTGAAGGTCTTCGTCTACGACTGCCCGGACGACGACGGCGTGCGGCACGTCGGCGTCGTGTGCAACCCCGTGCTGGACGAACTCCCTCCCGAGGCGCGCAACCTGGAGGACGGCAACGAGGGCTGCCTGTCCGTCCCGACCGCGTACGCGGAGCTGGCGCGGCCCGACTACGCGGTGGTCCGGGGCCAGGACGTCAACGGCAAGCCGATCAAGGTGCGCGGCACGGGCTACTTCGCGCGCTGCCTTCAGCACGAGACGGACCATCTGTACGGATACCTGTACATCGACCGGCTCTCGAAGCGCGACCGCAAGGACGCGCTGCGGCAGATGGAAGAGGGCACGCCGCGCTACGAGACGGTGCCGAACGCCTGACCGTCCGATCGCCCGGTCCGGCGCCCGGTCCGGGCTCCGGACCCGGCGATCGGCCCGGCGTCGCCGACCGGATGTCGGCCGACCCTCCGTACCTGACGACTCAACGGCCCCGTTTCCGGACATCCGGAAACGGGGCCGATGTCATCGCGCGGGAGCAGGAGGTGGAGCGTGGCCCCGTCGCCATTGGTTCGACAAATGGCCCTGCTCGGGGGCGGGTTGACGCGCGTCGACCCTTGCGCCACTCTCTGCCGTACATCTCGCCTCGAGTCTGGAGACCCGATGCTCCGACGTACCTCAAGACTTCTGCTCAGCATGGTCATGACCCTGTCGTTCGCTTGGGCGGGCGCGGTGGTCACCGCCGGCACCGCTCAGGCCGACGGCTGCTACACGTGGTCCGGCACCCTCTCCCAGGGGTCCAGCGGCGCCGCTGTGACCCAGCTCCAGATCCGCGTGGCCGGCCACGCGGGCAACGGCGCCGTACTCGCCATCGACGGCGCGTACGGACCGGCGACGGCCGCCGCGGTCAAGCGCTTCCAGTCCGCGT
Proteins encoded in this window:
- the def gene encoding peptide deformylase, with translation MAQQETDQKTEGGASQAERGDGFVAGGEGIVDDEGFVADTQDAQARELAYRERGTSRPITVVGNPVLHKECKDVTEFDGKLAELVDDMFASQRTAEGVGLAANQIGVDLKVFVYDCPDDDGVRHVGVVCNPVLDELPPEARNLEDGNEGCLSVPTAYAELARPDYAVVRGQDVNGKPIKVRGTGYFARCLQHETDHLYGYLYIDRLSKRDRKDALRQMEEGTPRYETVPNA